From the Antennarius striatus isolate MH-2024 chromosome 15, ASM4005453v1, whole genome shotgun sequence genome, the window TCTATTTATatagataaaaaagaaacatcaagTATAGGaataccttgagatacgagtcatgTGACGTGAATTTAATCCACTCCGTGATTGAACTCATAagtaaaacaacatttccccatttgaagtaacaaaaatcattttaatccgttccagttttgtaaaaaaaaggcCCCAACTCCCTAAattgtgaataaaaacatgtttatatcAACCAACAGACACGCAGGCTTTACCTGTATATACTGTCTTATATGTAAGTGAcgtaaataatgataaagaatgaaaagaaacgcagaAGTCAAGAGAAcgcacgagctacgtctttactccaccaacgagaacgagatccggtctcactgatgttgtatccatccgccaacacgtggtaaagaacgggATGCGATCTCAGctaatgttgtatccatccgccaacaaaaatatggacagagcaacggcttgtatctcaaataactcagAATACTTTGACGGCTGAATGATGGCAGTGATTCTGTAGGCCTGCGGGAGGGTCAGCCTGTGGGTTCAGGCATACGTCGACCCAGACGTGTCTTGGCGTCTCCTGCTCACATCCACGCGTTCTGACCTCGCTTCAAGGAGAAGTACGAGCAGCACATTCCCAGCCACTCTGAAATATTTGACAAGAAAGTGATTGTCATTAGCGGACCATCCAGGCCTCGACTTACTGGGGCTGTTTTCATCTAATTACATCCAACAACAAAAAGCCGGAGCAGCGGAGGAGATGCACAGTAATTACATTGGGGGAGGATTGGCACATGTGATGAAGTGACTCGGCCACTCTGCCCCTCTGACTGCTCAATAACTTCAAGCCCATCCCAGTTGTTTATGAGATTGAGCTGTCATGCACACATCACTCACATTTAAGATGCTGCTGTAGTCCCGTtacgggggtggggtgggggtgtgtgggggtggggggtggatgatgtcactgaagAAGCTGATCATATTTGATAAGATTACTTAAACCAGTAaaggaacatgtgtgtgtgtgtgtgtgtgtgtgtgtgtgtgtgtgtgtgtgtgtggtgtgagagagagaatatCAGTCCAGAgtgcaccccccccaccaccaccaccctaaGGGTTTGTACAGGATGAGTGGATAATAATAGTATTTGTGGGTGTGGAGCAGGACTACAGCAGGTCCATGTGtccggggggggagggggtgatgcatcatgggaagtctCCTACCAGTCCAGGCTTACAGCAGCACACCTACAGGCTATCCTGGTCCACCTCTGCATAGTTGCGGAAGAAGGTTCCACAGGAGAGGAAGCAGATCATTGCCGCCTCTGGGTTCTACTTTTAGAACCTCCGGGGACCAGATGTGACCCCGTGACCTCAGAGCGTGGCGTCCCAGAGCGGTGATAAGGTATTTCAGGCTTTTTGAGATATGATGGGAGTCTGGCAATGAAGAGTTGAGTAaacgaggaggaggattttAAATTCATTGATGGTTTAACAAGGAGACAGCAGAGAGGCTCATGTGGAGATGTGGAATCTGTTCTAATGGTGGGTTTAGAACAGAACCCATCCTGCTTCTGACTGTTCATTTTACACAGGTGAGAGGAGGCGGTGCTTAATTCAAGAGGTCATGCGTATATCCTGTCGACCTGGACTCAGTCAGCCACTGGAGCCAGATCACCGGGGGCACAAAGCAGGAGCTGGACCTCCAGGGGCACAAAGTAGGAGTCGGACCACCTGGGGCACGAAGCCAGACCACCAGAGGCACAAAGCAGGAGTAGGACCACCAGAGGCACGAAGTAGGAGTAGGACCACCAGAGGCACGAAGTAGGAATCACAAAGGGAACAGAAGTTCAAACCAGATAGACTGGGGTAGGTTCCAGCTTGAAAGTTAAAGAATGAAGCTTCTGAATGACTTatcatttaatttagttttaggGCTGATTAATGGGTTTCAGTCAAAAATGGATCATCCCGATGTCCCGGGCCAGCACTGTGGAAAATGTTGGCTTCATTATGACTGGGGGAGTGGCTTCATTAGAACATACTCCTTACAGCACGGAGAATAAATCCTCAACTCGTAGGATAAATCATGGTGGTTTGGTGTTAAGCCATGAACTCCAGCTTTAGATGACAGCAATCCAACAAGCACTGCATAAAAACACCAAACTCACCTGGAGAGTCCTTCAGGTGTCAGTTCTTTCTCGTCTTGATTTTCCTCTCATTTAACAGTTGTGCTGTTTGTTTCTGCCCGtaatgaggcacaggtgcacATGGCGTCTGCTGAATGTGGCAGGAAATGCAGGTGGCGTAGAGACGGGGAGTTTGTGTGCATCGTTTTCCATATCAGCTAAAGCTTGAAAATGTGTTAACCCCCCCAGGGCTCAGGTCGGCAGGAGTGAGCCCTGAATGCTCTACTTCAGATCAGGGTGATTAAAATATCATCGCCGCTCAAATGAGGAGTTCATTAGTAAAAGCAGACGCTTGACGCTCCGCTAACAGAAATAGACGGGCCTCGAACAAATGGAGGAGCAGGGCATGAAATGAAACGTCACAATGATTAactgaatgtgaaaatgaaccGCCGTCAGTCTGATGCGCTTCAGAGCTGGGGGCGCTTAGGGGATGGGGTGGGAGGAGGACTCAAGAATGATCTAAGAAGCAATGAAgaactgaagaggaggaaagagggatGAGCACAGTTTAGGGAAAGAGGCAGAGGTCTGTCGTCCGTCCGCCTCCAGGCACTGACTCCACCTACATCCAGGCACTGACTCCACCTACATCCAGGCACTGACTCCACCTACATCCAGGCactgactccacccacatcccccaatggactccacccacatcccccaatggactccacccacatccacaTCATGCATTCCACACACAACCCACCAttgactccacccacatcccttCAATGGTTTcgacccacattcccatcatgcACTCCAACATCCCCCCATGGACTCCGCCCACATCCTCACCAAAGGTTCCACCCGCGACCCCATCATGCACTACACCAGCTTCACCACAATGGTCTACACCAACTCCCCCACCCAAACCCCACCATTGTCTCCAACCAAACCCCACCAAaaactccacccacatcccaccaacgactccacccacatcccccaATGGACTCCACCCATATCCCCcatggactccacccacatcccaccatggactccacccacatcccccaatggactccacccacatcccaccaacggactccacccacatcccccaatggactccacccacatcccaccaaAGATTCTACCCACATCCCCGaatgactccacccacatccccatCATGAACTCCAACATCCCCCcatggactccacccacatcctcACCAAAGGTTCCACCCGCGTCCCCATCATGCACTACACCAGCTTCACCACAATGGTCTACACCAACTCCCCCACCCAAACCCCACCATTGTCTCCAACCAAACCCCACCAAAAAACTCCACCCACTTCCCACCAACGGACTCCATCCACATCCCCcatggactccacccacatcccaccatggactccacccacatcccaccaaCGGACTCCACCCAAATCCCCCaatggactccacccacatcccaccaacggactccacccacatcccccaATGACCCCACCCACATTCCACCAacggactccacccacatcccccaatggactccacccacatccccgaatgactccacccacatccccgaatgactccacccacatccccgaatgactccacccacatccccgaatgactccacccacatcccaccaacgactccacccacatcccaccaacgactccacccacatcccaccaaCGACTCCACCCAAATCCCCCATGGACTCCAACCACATCCCACcatggactccacccacatcccccaatggactccacccacatcccccaATGGACTCCACCCATATCACCCaatggactccacccacatcccaccaaAGATTCTACCCACATCCCCGaatgactccacccacatccccatCATGAACTCCAACATCCCCCcatggactccacccacatcctcACCAAAGGTTCCACCCGCGTCCCCATCATGCACTACACCAGCTTCACCACAATGGTCTACACCAACTCCCCCACCCAAACCCCACCATTGTCTCCAACCAAACCCCACCAAAAAACTCCACCCACTTCCCACCAACGGACTCCACCCACATTCCCCAATGGACTCCACCCATATCACCCaatggactccacccacatctcCACcatggactccacccacatcccaccaaCGGACTCCACCCAAATCCCCCaatggactccacccacatcccaccaaCGGACTCCACCCACGTCCCCATCATGCACTACACCAGCTTCACCACAATGGTCTACACCAACTCCCCCACCCAAACCCCACCATTGTCTCCAACCAAACCCCACCAAAAAACTCCACCCACTTCCCACCAACGGACTCCATCCACATCCCCCAATGGACTCCACCCATATCCCCcatggactccacccacatcccaccatggactccacccacatcccaccaaCGGACTCCACCCAAATCCCCCaatggactccacccacatcccaccaaCGGACTCCACCCACATTCCCCAATGGACTCCACCCATATCACCCaatggactccacccacatctcCACcatggactccacccacatcccaccaaCGGACTCCACCCAAATCCCCCaatggactccacccacatcccaccaaCGGACTCCACCCACGTCCCCATCATGCACTACACCAGCTTCACCACAATGGTCTACACCAACTCCCCCACCCAAACCCCACCATTGTCTCCAACCAAACCCCACCAAAAAACTCCACCCACTTCCCACCAACGGACTCCATCCACATCCCCCAATGGACTCCACCCATATCCCCcatggactccacccacatcccaccatGGACTCCACCCAAATCCCCCaatggactccacccacatcccccaATGACCCCACCCACATTCCACCAacggactccacccacatcccccaatggactccacccacatccccgaatgactccacccacatccccgaatgactccacccacatccccgaatgactccacccacatccccgaatgactccacccacatcccaccaacgactccacccacatcccaccaacgactccacccacatcccaccaaCGACTCCACCCAAATCCCCCATGGACTCCAACCACATCCCACcatggactccacccacatcccccaATGGATTCCACCCAAATCCCTTCAATGATTTCGACCCACATCCCCATCATGAACTCCAACATCCCCCCATGAACTCCGCCCACATCCCCACCAAAGATTCCACCCGCGTCCCCATCATGCACTACACCAGCTTCACCACAATGGTCTACACCAACTCCCCCACCCAAACCCCACCATTGTCTCCAACCAAACCCCACCAAAAAACTCCACCCACTTCCCACCAacggactccacccacatcccccaATGGACTCCACCCATATCCCCCaatggactccacccacatccccaccatggactccacccacatcccaccaaCGGACTCCACCCAAATCCCCCACtcgactccacccacatccaaCCAACGGACTCCACCCACGTCCCCATCATGCACTACACCAGCTTCACCACAATGGTCTACACCAACTCCCCCACCCAAACCCCACCATTGTCTCCAACCAAACCCTACCAAAAAACTCCACCCACTTCCCACCAacggactccacccacatcccccaATGGACTCCACCCATATCCCCcatggactccacccacatcccaccatggactccacccacatcccaccaaCGGACTCCACCCAAATCCCCCaatggactccacccacatcccaccaacggactccacccacatcccccaATGACCCCACCCACATTCCACCAacggactccacccacatcccccaatggactccacccacatcccaccaaAGATTCTACCCACATCCCCGaatgactccacccacatccccgaatgactccacccacatccccgaatgactccacccacatcccaccaaCGACTCCACCCAAATCCCCCATGGACTCCAACCACATCCCACcatggactccacccacatcccccaATGGACTCCACCCAAATCCCACCAACTCCTCCAACCAAACCCCACCAAAGATTCTACCCACATTCCCCCaatgactccacccacatcccttCAATGATTTcgacccacattcccatcatgAACTCCAACATCCCGCCATGAACTCCGCCCACATCCCCACCAAAGATTCCACCCGCGACCCCATCATGCACTACACCAGCTTCACCACAATGGTCTACACCAACTCCCCCACCCAAACCCCACCATTGTCTCCAACCAAACCCCACCAAaaactccacccacatcccaccaaCGACTCCACCCACATTCCACCAATGGACTCCACCCAAATCCCCCaatgactccacccacatcccacaAAAAATGGACTCCACCCCCATCCCCCAATGGACTCCATCCACATCCCACCGAaggactccacccacatcccccaatgactccacccacatcctcCCAATGACTCCACCCAAATCCCCCaatggactccacccacatcccaccatTGACTCCACCCAAATCCCACCAACTCCTCCAACCAAACCCCACCAAAGATTCTACCCACATTCCCCCAACGACTccacccacacacccccacagaCTCCACCCACATACAGGCACTGACACCACCCACATCCCCATCATGCACTCCAACATCCCCCCATGGACTCCACCCGCATCCCCACCAACGGACTCCACCCGCATCCCGATCATGCACTACACCAGCTTCACCACAATGGTCTACACCAACTCCCCCACCCAAAGCCCACCAACGACTCCACCCACTTCCCAACAACGACTCCACCCACTTCCCACCAACGACTCCACCCACCATGGACTCCACCCACCATGGACTCCACCCCCCacggactccacccacatcccaccatGGACTCCACCCACTTCCCCCCacggactccacccacatcccaccacggactccacccacatcccccccacggactccacccacatcccaccaacgactccacccacatcccaccaacgactccacccacatcccaccaacgactccacccacatcccaccaacgactccacccacatcccaccaacgactccacccacatcccaccaacgactccacccacatcccaccatggactccacccacatcccaccaaCTCCTCCAACCAAACCCCACCAAAGATTCTACCCACACCCCCCCGCGGACTCCACACACATCTCCCAcagactccacccacatccccccacggactccacccacatccccccACGGACTCCCCCCACATCTTCCTGCTGGGAATACACAAGTGTGAAagtttgtgtgtaaaaaatcCTGTTTCACGTCTGAAACATACATGAAGCTCGTCCCGTCTGGTTGTCTGTGACAGCAGAAGGTCAGGCTTAACGCTTACGGCCGCTTGTAGACCACAACTAAATAGGTGAGATGTACGGCGGTGGGCTCCAAAAGTTAAAGGTTAACCAAACATAAGCTCATCAATAGAAAAAGCAGCGTGGCATTCTGAGTCTGAGAGGGGAAGTGAGGCGCCTCAGTGAACTGGCAGGCGGGGTTAAATAACCTGGGATCACCGGCCAGGTGCTCCCAGTTACCTGATCATGATGATGCTCAGCTGTGGACCAAAGTCCAGCCAACGTTCTCATTATCATTCTGATCCATGAAGCAAATAACAAAATGATTGATTGTATTTGTTCATCTTAGATTAGCCCAACATTGATCTGAACAGACACGGGTTAAACTTTTACCTTCAGCGGCGCCACAGCCGTACAAACCTGTACTTATGATTTATTATTTCCCTCTCAGGTGACTTCTCTCACAAATTAAATCTCAAGCGGGGGCTAGTGAGGAAAAGGTCACGGCGTGACACCGAACAATGTTTAGGTGGTGAAGCCTGAGAggcggcgcccccccccccgctccccccacctccacagcCAAGTTGTTCAGAAGCCTTGGCAGATTGTTGAAGCCCCCCCCTTTAAAACGCTCAAGAATCCGCTCAAGGACGACCGGGAGCTTTGTTGCCATTTATGCTACAGTTTATTCAGTCCGTTCCTTTTGTCCCAGATGGGTGGTTATGAATATGTGTCTTCCAGTACGCCCACCCCCACAATGGCTCAGTTTCTGCACTCTGTGTGGGGGTGGCAGGTGTgtcgtcaatggaaaaaaaaaaaaaaaccttcagaaaATAAAGAGGCAGTTAGCTGAATTGTAGCATACGCTAACCgttcacaaaaaacatttattctagTTTGTTCTTCCCGTTTTTCTACGTTggatttattttcctcttttggcTCTGATGACAGAAATGACAAGGCAGTCAgcgactgcaacatcctgcgacacccctgaattcaacattttaccctgacctacacatttttgtgcctctggcttcctgaaaatgttgctttttgtttactgattatatctcatcgggtttcagagatgtggacCTAAGACGGTCTACAGTGCGCCGTTGTTTCTCGAGGTTAATGcgctccaggaaccacacgcgaaaaatccgcaatgagtagaaaagtttaaatttgaccttgacctagttttctcaaggtcaaggtcatcatctcatcttcatccccttttctgcctgagtcatgtgctttttgtttcatctttctatctgcagcggttgtgaagacatctgctggacggatggacggacacacaaacactgacaatcacaacacGAGAACACGCTTTCAGTCATGACGACCACGAGGGTCAGTCCCGTGGAAGAACGTGACTCCAGAAGGCCGAAGGTTCACAAAGGTCACAGCGGAAATCATTCTGTGGAACGGATGGACcatgagggggggtggggggttgctGTGGAACGGATGGATCCGGAGGCGGCGGCCTCAGCAGCAAAGTGAAACTTTTAAAAGTTGATGTCCTATTACGGGAAAACTTGCCgaaaatgaatttgttttccGTGGGGTTTTGCAGACAGACCTCCACGATGtcatctttattcctctgtctctcccacatgaccccccccacccccacccccaccccctcggCCCGGAATGGAAAAAAAGATCTTGGTGACTGATGTACCTGCTGGCTATTTCGACATCTGTCTTCCTCTTTGGAGCCCGGGCAGGGAGAGGTCTAGGTAAAGTGTGACAGGTTTCCACAACAGCGTGAGCTAACACCGGCTAGCCTCAGAGATCAGCCATTAGCAGCTTGTCAATCGAGCAGCGCTAACAGCATTCTGGGCAGCTCCAGGAAGGTTCTCAAACAAGGAGGTACATGTGAGATCATTACAGTATAGATAAATATAGCTCCTGCAAGAGCATTGTGTCAAGGCTGCTGTTAGATACCACACAATTATTATAATTGTGTGGATAATGGAGTCGAATGTGCAGCGGATAAAAGTGTTTCTATTTGACGGACGGCTCCTCAGGAAGGTGTTACAGACTTTAGTTTGTTTGACATAAACGGtttaagttgactttatttactttatttttttccagacatgttattataaCAGACTTTCACACcatcatcacatttgcaacatcaacgaCAACAtccggaaaaaaaataaaaataaaaaaaagggctgaaaaGGGCGTCGCTCTCGATTATACGTTGAAAATATACGGAAAACTAAAAATGAAGTTGATGTTATTTTCCTACCTCGAAtgctggaatcataaaatcactagtaaacgggtaaaagcacataatatcatgttactgtacagtaaatcagaataaaacacataGTAgaatattattagcccgtagcaacccccgtgacccacaatgaggaagaagcagctgaagacgagacggacatgttttttctgtacgatattaaaaatatatactgtatatattttcttatgcatttatttatttatttattaatgtaattgTCAGCTTCAAACATTGAAGCATTTCCTGTTAAACTTGCAGCAGTTTGAATCCCATCAAAGTGCTTGCGTTCAGAAACGTGATCTCACCCGTCTCTACTCTGCTTTCTGGTGTCGTATATAAACCaagatgaataaaattatttcaattGTACATCCTGAAGGCATCCGATGacacattttgatattttaaccTTCAGGATTCTGGAGGAAGCTGCCgaccaagacaaaaaaaaaatcagaagcgAGGTGTGGAGTTTGCGTCAGCAGTCGAGGGATGAAGAACACGGGATCGCGTGTTCAAGGACCTCAGCCGACATTTACAGTCTAGACATGAAGTTTCTGTTGGAACCTCTCCATCAGCGTGTCAACAGGACGAGAAGTAATTTTCTGCAACCAGAAGGATGTATACTGCACATGCCACATGTATGTTTTGTGTGACACAACCTGGCCTGAAGGGTTCATTCTTCATCACTTGCTCCT encodes:
- the LOC137608060 gene encoding uncharacterized protein, with product MDSAHILTKGSTRDPIMHYTSFTTMVYTNSPTQTPPLSPTKPHQKLHPHPTNDSTHIPQWTPPISPMDSTHIPPWTPPTSPNGLHPHPTNGLHPHPPMDSTHIPPKILPTSPNDSTHIPIMNSNIPPWTPPTSSPKVPPASPSCTTPASPQWSTPTPPPKPHHCLQPNPTKKLHPLPTNGLHPHPPWTPPTSHHGLHPHPTNGLHPNPPMDSTHIPPTDSTHIPQ
- the LOC137608061 gene encoding uncharacterized protein, with amino-acid sequence MTPPTSHQRLHPHPTNDSTHIPPTTPPKSPMDSNHIPPWTPPTSPNGFHPNPFNDFDPHPHHELQHPPMNSAHIPTKDSTRVPIMHYTSFTTMVYTNSPTQTPPLSPTKPHQKTPPTSHQRTPPTSPNGLHPYPPMDSTHIPTMDSTHIPPTDSTQIPHSTPPTSNQRTPPTSPSCTTPASPQWSTPTPPPKPHHCLQPNPTKKLHPLPTNGLHPHPPMDSTHIPHGLHPHPTMDSTHIPPTDSTQIPQWTPPTSHQRTPPTSPNDPTHIPPTDSTHIPQWTPPTSHQRFYPHPRMTPPTSPNDSTHIPE